The following are encoded together in the Cynocephalus volans isolate mCynVol1 chromosome 4, mCynVol1.pri, whole genome shotgun sequence genome:
- the LOC134377127 gene encoding olfactory receptor 52K1-like, producing the protein MSAYNITSTHPAVFLLMGIPGLEHLHIWISIPFFSTYTLALLGNCTLLFVIQAYAALHEPMYLFLAMLAAIDLVLSSSTLPKMLAIFWFRDREINFYACLVQMFFLHSFSIMESAVLLAMAFDRYVAICKPLHYTTVLTGPLIAKIGMAAVARAVTLMTPLPFLLRRFHYCRGPVIAHCYCEHMAVVRLACGDTRFNNIYGIAVAMFIVVLDLFFVILSYVFILRAVLQLASQEARYKAFGTCVSHIGAILAFYTPVVLSSVMHRVARKAAPHVHILFANFYLLFPPMINPIIYGVKTKQIREQVLGLFLKKDV; encoded by the coding sequence ATGTCAGCCTACAATATCACCTCAACCCATCCAGCAGTCTTCTTGTTGATGGGGATCCCAGGCCTGGAACACCTACACATCTGGATTTCTATCCCCTTCTTCTCAACTTATACTCTGGCTCTGCTCGGCAACTGCACCCTCCTGTTTGTCATTCAGGCATACGCAGCCCTCCATGAACCCATGTACCTCTTTCTGGCCATGTTGGCAGCCATTGATCTAGTCCTTTCATCTTCAACCCTGCCCAAAATGCTTGCCATTTTCTGGTTCAGGGATCGGGAGATCAACTTCTATGCCTGTCTGGTCCAGATGTTCTTTCTCCACTCCTTCTCCATCATGGAGTCAGCAGTGCTGCTGGCCATGGCCtttgaccgctatgtggccatctgcaagccactGCACTATACCACTGTCCTGACCGGGCCCCTTATCGCCAAGATTGGCATGGCCGCTGTGGCCCGGGCTGTGACACTAATGACTCCACTCCCCTTTCTGCTCAGACGCTTCCACTACTGCCGGGGCCCAGTGATTGCGCACTGCTACTGTGAACACATGGCCGTGGTAAGACTGGCATGTGGGGACACCCGCTTCAACAATATCTATGGCATCGCTGTGGCCATGTTTATTGTGGTGTTGGACTTGTTCTTTGTTATCCTATCTTATGTCTTCATCCTTCGGGCAGTTCTACAGCTTGCCTCTCAGGAGGCCCGCTACAAGGCATTTGGGACATGTGTGTCTCACATAGGTGCCATCCTAGCCTTCTACACACCTGTGGTCCTCTCATCAGTCATGCATCGTGTAGCTCGCAAGGCTGCCCCTCATGTCCACATTCTTTTTGCCAATTTctatctcctcttcccacccatGATCAATCCCATCATCTATGGTGTCAAGACCAAGCAGATTCGTGAGCAAGTCTTAGGACTATTCCTGAAAAAGGATGTGTAA
- the LOC134377225 gene encoding olfactory receptor 52K1: MSAYNITSTHPAAFLLIGIPGLEHLHIWISVPFCFAYTLALLGNCTLLFIIWADVALHEPMYLFLAMLAGIDLVLSSTTLPKMLAIFWFRDREINFYACLVQMFFLHSFSIMESAVLLAMAFDRYVAICKPLHYTTVLTGPLIAKIGMAAVARAVTLMTPLPFLLRRFHYCRGPVIAHCYCEHMAVVRLACGDTRFNNIYGIAVAMFIVVLDLLFVILSYVFILRAVLQLASQEARYKAFGTCVSHICAILSTYTPVVISSVMHRVARQAAPHVHILLAIFYLLFPPMINPIIYGVKTKQIRDRVLSLFWRKDV, from the coding sequence ATGTCAGCCTACAATATTACCTCAACCCATCCAGCTGCCTTCTTATTGATAGGAATTCCTGGTTTAGAGCACCTTCACATCTGGATCTCTGTTCCCTTCTGCTTTGCCTATACTCTGGCACTGCTCGGCAACTGTACCCTTCTCTTCATTATTTGGGCTGATGTAGCCCTTCATGAACCCATGTACCTCTTTTTGGCCATGTTAGCAGGCATTGACTTAGTCCTCTCTTCTACAACCCTGCCCAAAATGCTTGCCATTTTCTGGTTCAGGGATCGGGAGATCAACTTCTATGCCTGTCTGGTCCAGATGTTCTTTCTCCACTCCTTCTCCATCATGGAGTCAGCAGTGCTGCTGGCCATGGCCtttgaccgctatgtggccatctgcaagccactGCACTATACCACTGTCCTGACTGGGCCCCTTATCGCCAAGATTGGCATGGCCGCTGTGGCCCGGGCTGTGACACTAATGACTCCACTCCCCTTTCTGCTCAGACGCTTCCACTACTGCCGGGGCCCAGTGATTGCGCACTGCTACTGTGAACACATGGCTGTGGTAAGACTGGCGTGCGGGGACACCCGCTTCAACAATATCTATGGCATCGCTGTGGCCATGTTTATTGTGGTGTTGGACTTGCTCTTTGTTATCCTATCTTATGTCTTCATCCTTCGGGCAGTTCTACAGCTTGCCTCTCAGGAGGCCCGCTACAAGGCATTTGGGACATGTGTGTCTCACATATGTGCCATCCTGTCCACCTACACACCTGTGGTCATCTCTTCAGTCATGCACCGTGTAGCCAGGCAGGCTGCCCCTCACGTCCACATACTCCTTGCTatcttctatcttcttttccCACCCATGATCAATCCCATCATCTATGGTGTCAAGACCAAGCAGATTCGTGATCGTGTGCTCAGTCTTTTCTGGAGAAAGGATGTGTAG
- the LOC134377342 gene encoding olfactory receptor 52M1-like, with the protein MVTYNNACSVPSSFWLVGIPGLESLHLWLSIPFGSMYLVAVVGNVTILAMVKMERSLHQPMYFFLCMLAIIDLVLSTSTMPKLLAIFWFGACNIGVAACLTQMFFIHCFATVESGIFLAMAFDRYVAICDPLRHTLMLTHAVVGRLGLAALLRGVLYIGPLPLMIYLRLPLYRTQIIAHSYCEHMAVVTLACGDTRVNNFYGMGIGFLVLILDSLAITASYVMIFRAVMGLATPEARRKTLGTCGSHICAILIFYIPIAVSSLTHRFGHHVAPRIHILLANFYLLIPPILNPVVYAVRTKQIRERLLHILKAGAQPR; encoded by the coding sequence ATGGTCACCTATAATAATGCCTGCTCTGTGCCTAGCTCGTTCTGGCTCGTGGGCATCCCAGGACTGGAATCCCTGCACCTCTGGCTCTCCATCCCCTTTGGCTCCATGTacctggtggctgtggtggggaaTGTCACCATCCTGGCTATGGTAAAGATGGAACGCAGCCTACACCagcccatgtacttcttcctgtGCATGTTGGCTATCATCGACTTGGTCCTATCAACCTCTACCATGCCCAAACTATTGGCCATCTTCTGGTTTGGTGCCTGTAACATTGGTGTGGCTGCCTGCTTGACCCAGATGTTCTTCATCCACTGCTTTGCCACTGTCGAGTCAGGCATCTTCCTCGCCATGGCTTTTgatcgctatgtggccatctgtgaCCCACTACGCCATACCTTGATGCTCACCCATGCTGTCGTGGGTCGTTTGGGGCTAGCTGCCCTCCTCAGGGGGGTTCTCTACATTGGACCTCTGCCCCTAATGATTTACCTGAGGCTGCCCCTTTACCGGACACAAATCATTGCCCACTCCTACTGTGAGCACATGGCCGTGGTCACCTTGGCATGTGGTGACACAAGGGTCAACAACTTTTATGGTATGGGAATAGGCTTCCTGGTATTAATTCTGGATTCATTAGCCATTACTGCTTCCTATGTGATGATTTTCAGGGCTGTAATGGGATTGGCCACCCCTGAGGCCAGGCGTAAAACCTTAGGGACATGTGGTTCTCACATCTGTGCCATCCTCATCTTCTATATCCCCATTGCTGTTTCTTCTCTCACCCACCGCTTTGGCCATCACGTGGCTCCCCGTATCCATATCCTTTTGGCCAACTTTTACCTCCTCATCCCTCCTATCCTCAACCCGGTTGTCTATGCTGTCCGCACTAAGCAGATCCGAGAGAGACTTCTCCACATTCTTAAGGCAGGGGCTCAACCCAGGTGA